One genomic segment of Sphingorhabdus sp. M41 includes these proteins:
- a CDS encoding PQQ-dependent sugar dehydrogenase, which produces MTKENQINVLTAQANDPDGDQLSFSVAGTDADDFVISSSGALSFRTAPNFELPTDTDMNNVYNVSVIVSDGSLTASTNATVTVENDREGIRVRRLTTGLNDVSVIATIPSQAKVFVAERGGNIYEMDTVDGTRSLDRTLLNVNTAGEGGLLGLTVDPAFSANNTYWAFVTAARSGPFASSGSDISIRKINRLTPESLLGSGTQFEIPHDSDINYGGWLGFSPDNDLYVMVGDAGDVDNGQNPNSKLGKVLRLRPNPDPYAGAAPIFFLAPPGNPYAAGGGDRFVYALGLQDPKSGSLFGDGIYFADRGSSFSEEINFLFHNVGGSNFGWPFFEGSTAATGSTTETLTASVTEYARGSGDRAGSSVVAGAIYTGPIVSLQSKYIFADRNSGKIWAVRINDLMGQGIVPPSRYELLNTDFESDAGSLDAIVAIGTDRENNLILADSDGEIFVVEPSGF; this is translated from the coding sequence ATGACCAAAGAAAATCAGATAAATGTGCTGACCGCGCAGGCGAATGATCCAGATGGCGATCAATTGAGTTTTTCCGTTGCTGGTACCGATGCCGATGACTTTGTCATCAGTTCCTCCGGGGCATTGTCATTCAGGACCGCGCCGAATTTCGAACTGCCGACCGATACCGACATGAACAATGTGTACAATGTCTCCGTTATCGTCAGCGATGGCAGTCTGACCGCTAGCACCAACGCGACGGTTACGGTGGAGAATGATCGTGAAGGAATTCGCGTTCGTCGCCTGACGACTGGATTGAATGACGTCTCCGTTATTGCGACGATCCCGAGCCAAGCAAAAGTGTTTGTGGCAGAGCGGGGCGGCAATATTTATGAAATGGATACAGTCGATGGGACGCGCAGTCTCGACCGAACTCTTCTCAACGTAAATACGGCAGGCGAAGGCGGGCTTTTGGGGCTGACGGTTGACCCTGCTTTTTCGGCCAATAACACTTATTGGGCTTTCGTGACTGCGGCAAGGAGCGGTCCCTTCGCTAGTTCAGGAAGTGATATTTCGATCCGAAAAATCAATCGACTCACACCTGAATCGTTGCTGGGCAGTGGCACTCAGTTTGAAATTCCGCACGATTCCGACATAAATTATGGCGGCTGGCTGGGATTTAGTCCGGATAACGATCTCTATGTGATGGTTGGTGATGCGGGCGATGTCGATAATGGTCAAAACCCTAATTCGAAACTTGGCAAGGTGCTAAGGTTACGACCAAATCCGGATCCATATGCTGGAGCTGCCCCCATATTTTTTCTCGCTCCTCCAGGAAATCCTTACGCTGCGGGCGGCGGGGATCGCTTTGTTTATGCACTCGGTTTGCAGGACCCAAAAAGTGGGAGTTTGTTCGGCGATGGAATATATTTTGCTGACCGCGGTAGCTCTTTTTCAGAAGAAATAAATTTCCTGTTTCACAATGTCGGCGGCTCAAATTTCGGGTGGCCCTTTTTCGAAGGCAGCACAGCGGCGACAGGCAGTACGACAGAGACTTTGACGGCATCGGTGACCGAATATGCAAGAGGCAGTGGTGATAGAGCGGGGAGTTCGGTAGTTGCTGGTGCGATCTATACCGGACCGATTGTCAGCTTGCAGTCAAAGTATATCTTTGCAGACAGGAACAGCGGAAAAATTTGGGCCGTCCGGATAAATGACCTGATGGGGCAAGGAATAGTGCCCCCGTCACGATACGAACTTCTCAACACCGATTTTGAATCAGATGCCGGTAGTCTGGATGCTATCGTTGCGATCGGGACCGATCGAGAAAATAACCTAATTCTCGCCGACTCAGACGGCGAAATATTTGTCGTCGAACCATCGGGATTTTAA